The proteins below come from a single Ignavibacteriales bacterium genomic window:
- a CDS encoding DNA/RNA non-specific endonuclease has product MINTIVNFKTTMLFLLIVVIISCNEKKAIPSNPIAKMRYELPEIYVDDEIVEHYAYVLNYKEEFEQPTWVAYVLTSDKLIKRANRSNGFKPDPDVTTGSATPEDYKDSGYDRGHLAPAADMVWSDVAMSESFLMSNMSPQEPSFNRGIWKKLEEMVRSFVMKYEIVYIATGPMLERGLPTIGTNHVAIPKYYYKVLCVYQGLIKLGIGFILPNQSSQKTIEDYAVSIDSVEKITKINFFYSIPKNIQDKLESNFNLKQWFN; this is encoded by the coding sequence ATGATTAATACTATTGTGAATTTTAAAACCACTATGTTATTTCTTCTCATAGTTGTTATAATTTCCTGTAATGAGAAAAAAGCTATACCCTCTAATCCCATAGCAAAAATGAGGTATGAGTTACCTGAAATTTATGTTGATGATGAAATTGTTGAACATTACGCTTATGTCCTGAATTATAAAGAAGAATTTGAGCAACCTACTTGGGTTGCATACGTATTGACCTCTGATAAACTAATTAAAAGAGCCAATCGTTCTAATGGATTTAAGCCAGATCCAGATGTTACAACTGGTTCAGCTACCCCGGAAGATTATAAAGATTCCGGTTATGATAGAGGTCATTTAGCTCCAGCAGCGGATATGGTTTGGTCCGATGTGGCAATGTCAGAATCATTCTTAATGAGCAACATGAGTCCGCAGGAACCCTCATTCAATCGTGGGATTTGGAAAAAACTTGAAGAAATGGTCAGAAGCTTTGTAATGAAATATGAAATAGTTTATATTGCTACAGGACCAATGCTTGAAAGAGGACTGCCGACTATTGGGACTAATCACGTAGCAATACCGAAATACTATTACAAAGTATTATGTGTATACCAAGGATTAATTAAACTGGGGATAGGATTCATTCTGCCAAATCAATCGTCTCAAAAAACGATAGAAGATTATGCTGTATCAATTGATTCTGTTGAAAAAATTACAAAAATAAATTTCTTTTACAGTATTCCTAAAAATATACAAGATAAATTGGAATCAAATTTTAATCTAAAGCAATGGTTTAATTAA
- a CDS encoding site-specific integrase, with amino-acid sequence MEENVQKILNQFSFEEIEKLKRLLLIIPDASQNVNVAKPIEVVTLKIFFDEYSHQIKMNHSKAYHASVILSLMHLTDFFGDQKLIQSIGLREVEKFMIYIQQKVKKGYVVYFRNLKAAFNQAKNWGYIGENYFLKIKLPRRQKTAPAYLNNDQLLLLSSQIENQKMKEIVVTAFFTGMRLSEITNLTWRNVDLTKRIITVGDENFITKSRSQRYIPMTAEVYEILIKKNEKKMKVFKQNEDYIFCKNDGKKFTGDYISKIFKRACGAAGISKSIHFHSLRHSFASNLAQKGISLYIIKELLGHTSVSTTEIYAHLNMDSLKDAIKVLETSSYSSLSKIAPTPNDFSSVIKIDSNSIL; translated from the coding sequence ATGGAAGAGAATGTTCAGAAAATATTAAACCAATTCTCGTTTGAAGAGATCGAGAAATTGAAACGGCTTCTATTGATTATTCCAGACGCTTCGCAAAATGTGAACGTGGCTAAACCGATTGAAGTCGTTACGCTTAAAATATTTTTTGATGAGTATTCTCATCAAATAAAAATGAATCATAGTAAAGCATATCATGCTTCTGTTATACTCTCTTTGATGCATTTAACAGATTTTTTCGGCGATCAAAAATTGATACAATCTATTGGATTGCGAGAGGTTGAAAAATTTATGATCTACATTCAGCAAAAAGTTAAAAAAGGTTATGTCGTTTATTTCCGCAACTTAAAAGCAGCATTCAATCAGGCAAAAAATTGGGGTTATATAGGAGAGAACTATTTCTTAAAAATTAAGCTTCCGCGAAGACAGAAAACGGCACCAGCATATCTCAACAACGATCAATTGCTATTATTGAGCAGTCAGATAGAAAATCAAAAAATGAAGGAGATAGTTGTAACAGCATTCTTTACAGGTATGAGATTGAGTGAAATTACAAATCTGACTTGGCGGAATGTTGACCTAACAAAAAGAATAATTACGGTAGGAGATGAAAACTTTATAACGAAAAGTAGAAGCCAAAGATATATCCCTATGACTGCAGAAGTTTATGAAATTCTTATCAAAAAGAACGAAAAGAAAATGAAAGTTTTCAAACAAAACGAAGATTATATTTTTTGCAAAAATGATGGAAAAAAGTTCACCGGGGACTACATCTCTAAAATATTTAAACGTGCATGTGGGGCTGCGGGCATAAGTAAATCAATTCATTTCCATTCCTTGAGACATTCCTTTGCCTCCAACCTCGCGCAAAAAGGAATTTCACTTTATATAATTAAGGAGCTACTGGGACATACTTCGGTTTCAACAACAGAGATTTATGCACACTTAAACATGGATTCTTTAAAAGACGCAATTAAGGTGCTTGAAACATCCTCTTATTCTTCTTTGAGCAAAATTGCTCCAACTCCCAATGATTTCAGCTCAGTGATTAAGATAGATTCAAACTCTATATTATAA
- a CDS encoding tetratricopeptide repeat protein, with protein sequence MIDNRKIEKSNNEDANLKLALVYHSRAISKCDQGDFTGAILDFDKAIQLDPYNQDIYFNRGYAKLKISDFLGAIQDYDKFIEFDPTDGVAFIDRGNAKRGFLDFAGAIEDYKKAIEIYPDDLEAKNNLELTKAELKDIIGTYEHFNKTTGGGETEGMHGYGLKPFLIFEIGPRKSEIS encoded by the coding sequence ATGATAGACAACAGAAAAATAGAAAAAAGTAATAATGAAGATGCTAATCTTAAACTCGCTTTGGTGTATCACAGTCGAGCAATTTCTAAATGTGATCAAGGTGACTTCACGGGTGCTATACTGGATTTTGACAAAGCGATCCAGTTAGATCCCTATAATCAAGATATTTATTTCAATCGCGGTTATGCAAAATTAAAAATTTCAGACTTCCTGGGTGCTATCCAAGATTATGATAAATTCATCGAGTTTGATCCAACAGATGGTGTCGCTTTTATAGACCGTGGTAATGCCAAAAGAGGATTTTTAGATTTTGCGGGAGCTATCGAAGATTATAAAAAGGCTATAGAGATTTACCCCGATGATCTTGAAGCTAAGAATAATCTTGAGTTAACCAAGGCTGAGTTAAAAGACATCATTGGAACCTATGAACATTTTAACAAAACCACCGGGGGAGGAGAGACGGAAGGTATGCATGGATATGGATTAAAGCCATTCCTGATTTTCGAAATTGGACCAAGAAAAAGTGAAATTTCATAA
- a CDS encoding tetratricopeptide repeat protein produces MSKTKRKFYKNSDKSFQSESEKVHFYRGLSRAELSDHRGAIHNFNKALKINPNSAGAYYNRGMSRFNRSDYTGALQDYTKAIKLNPCDSSAYYNRGITKAVLNYYNSSIQDFNIVIKYNPSFPDAYHARGLCKVEIGNLIGALIDFEEAIQNNPDFIEAYINRSLVKVKLLDIEAAINDLNRAVEINSEYTEDYLNRTGFLEALESLLEPLLDPKETV; encoded by the coding sequence ATGTCAAAAACCAAACGAAAATTTTATAAGAACTCAGACAAAAGCTTTCAGAGTGAATCTGAGAAAGTCCACTTTTATCGTGGTCTCTCTAGGGCTGAGCTTTCAGATCACCGGGGTGCAATTCACAATTTTAACAAAGCATTAAAAATTAATCCCAATTCAGCTGGTGCTTACTACAATCGCGGTATGTCAAGATTTAATCGTTCAGACTACACCGGAGCTCTCCAAGATTACACCAAGGCAATAAAACTAAATCCTTGTGATAGTTCTGCATATTATAATCGCGGTATTACGAAAGCTGTTTTAAACTATTACAATAGCTCAATCCAAGATTTCAATATTGTAATAAAGTACAATCCTTCTTTTCCTGATGCTTATCACGCTCGAGGTCTTTGTAAAGTAGAGATTGGAAACCTCATTGGAGCGCTTATTGATTTTGAGGAAGCAATACAAAATAATCCAGACTTTATCGAAGCATATATTAACCGTTCTCTCGTTAAAGTGAAACTTTTAGACATAGAAGCAGCAATTAATGATTTAAATAGGGCTGTAGAAATAAACAGTGAGTATACTGAGGACTATCTAAACCGGACTGGTTTTTTAGAAGCTCTCGAGTCTCTTCTTGAACCTTTATTAGATCCAAAGGAAACTGTTTAA
- a CDS encoding Fic family protein: MKKFIKDRPYNDLPLLPPKAEVESKLILKKAISANKALAELKGVAALIPNQNILLNTLVLEEARDSSAIENVITTRDKLYEALAISSLKIDPSTKEVLNYRKALWKGFSDVKRKGFLSTNMIIDIQAELVETNAGIRKLPGTVLQNEITKEVIYTPPVGESNIRSLLKNFEDYLNSSNGIDPLVKMAVLHYQFESIHPFYDGNGRTGRIINVLYLALNELLDLPILYLSSFIIKNKSDYYRFLREVTYNQNWEQWVLYMLDAIESTAIDTSAKIKKIKKILDDTVIEVKEKLPKIYTKELVEILFNDPYCRIATIVESGLAARKAAGIYLRELEKLEILSSKKIGSDVVFINNKIYNLFKGKK, from the coding sequence ATGAAAAAATTTATTAAAGATCGACCATATAATGATTTGCCTCTTCTACCTCCGAAAGCAGAGGTTGAATCAAAATTGATACTAAAAAAAGCAATCTCCGCTAATAAGGCTTTGGCAGAACTCAAAGGCGTTGCCGCTCTAATTCCTAATCAAAACATTTTACTTAATACACTCGTTCTTGAAGAAGCAAGAGACAGTTCAGCTATAGAAAACGTCATCACAACAAGAGATAAACTTTACGAAGCTTTGGCAATTTCTTCACTGAAGATCGATCCTTCTACAAAAGAAGTTCTTAATTATCGTAAAGCTCTTTGGAAAGGATTTTCAGATGTAAAACGCAAAGGATTTCTTTCCACAAACATGATAATTGATATTCAAGCCGAACTTGTGGAAACTAATGCCGGCATAAGAAAACTGCCCGGTACAGTTTTACAAAATGAGATAACCAAAGAAGTCATTTATACTCCCCCTGTTGGCGAATCTAATATTCGTTCATTGTTAAAAAACTTTGAAGATTATTTAAACTCTTCGAACGGTATCGATCCTCTTGTAAAAATGGCTGTCCTTCACTACCAGTTTGAATCTATCCATCCTTTCTATGATGGAAACGGTAGAACCGGCAGAATAATTAACGTTCTTTACCTGGCCCTAAATGAATTACTCGACCTCCCAATTTTGTATTTGAGCAGCTTCATAATCAAAAACAAATCTGACTACTACCGTTTCTTACGCGAGGTTACTTATAACCAAAATTGGGAACAGTGGGTTCTATATATGCTCGATGCAATCGAATCTACAGCAATCGATACTTCGGCAAAAATTAAAAAGATAAAAAAAATATTGGATGATACTGTTATTGAGGTTAAAGAAAAGTTACCGAAGATTTATACTAAAGAATTGGTTGAGATACTCTTTAATGATCCGTATTGCAGAATTGCTACTATTGTTGAAAGTGGTCTAGCCGCCAGAAAAGCTGCGGGCATATATCTCCGCGAATTAGAAAAATTGGAAATCCTATCCAGCAAAAAAATTGGAAGTGATGTTGTTTTTATAAATAATAAAATCTACAATTTGTTTAAGGGCAAAAAATAA
- a CDS encoding helicase-related protein, with translation MTQQTFQPGSLVKLRNREWVVMPSSDKDLLVVKPLGGSDEETTGIFLPLAFGDEIPTCAEFPYPASKDIGNYTTANLLYNAARLSFRNVSGPFRCMGKLSFRPRSYQLVPLVMSLKQDFVRLLIADDVGVGKTIEALLIVRELLDRGEIKRFAVVCLPHLCEQWQQELKDKFSLDAVIIRSSTAAQLDRKIQGDGSIFREYPYQVVSIDFIKSGPKREIFLNECPELIIVDEAHTCAKPDGQSVKQQQRHHLVHAIAAKSNQHLIMMTATPHSGKQAEFQSLLGLLKNEFETIDLVTSTLSKRKEVADHLIIRRRADVEQWLEKTEFPQRDSKEVEYNLSEDYKIILNDLLTFARKVNTSDLQSSSKKKFRYFAILSLLRGVMSSPSAGIEMLSKKALNISEEAFENEVIQNPVADTEGTESDALPIEIIDKSELKKTETKFLRELADKLENVKDNKAAEALKVSLQWLKEGFNPVIFCRFIETAKYLGEYFKEKLPKNTDMLVITGEMVDEQRREKIDELEISKNKHHVLISTDCLSEGVNLQKFFNAVLHYDLPWNPNRLEQREGRVDRFGQTEPVVKAYLLWGKDNPIDSVVLKILLRKAREIRKQTGISVPFPEDSQSILDSLLNAVILNPNAVKIDNQMELGFDDQDIETGEVQVTNAYEKASERDKITRSIFAQHSVKASEIEKDLKEVDEAVGNPVAVKQFVVEAVTNLGGQIIPYKSGYRLYTTNLNPIFKSIFNYRDEVLITFESPTPEEFLYIGRNCLFVEQLSHYILNKSLVGNGHKPIAARASVIPSKNIKTKTTIIQIRVRNIISDKSDGKQLVAEEMILWGYENNISERKFITHEKCKTLLAELVPSSDYERPRQEFLFDREIETIKKSQDVLTDIVRERSNKLIEAHERFRKLVGGSKYQLIEPVLPPDVLGIYIIIPQL, from the coding sequence ATGACTCAACAAACTTTTCAGCCCGGTTCGCTGGTTAAATTACGAAACCGTGAATGGGTTGTAATGCCTTCAAGCGATAAGGATCTTCTTGTGGTTAAACCACTTGGAGGATCAGACGAAGAAACAACTGGAATATTCTTGCCTTTAGCTTTTGGTGATGAAATTCCAACTTGTGCTGAATTCCCATATCCAGCAAGTAAAGATATTGGCAATTATACAACAGCGAACCTCCTTTACAATGCTGCCAGACTTTCTTTCAGAAATGTGTCTGGTCCATTCCGTTGTATGGGTAAACTTTCTTTCCGTCCAAGATCGTATCAACTTGTTCCGTTGGTTATGTCACTTAAACAAGATTTTGTTCGTTTGTTGATTGCCGATGATGTAGGCGTTGGAAAGACAATCGAAGCCTTACTCATTGTAAGAGAACTATTGGACCGTGGCGAGATAAAACGTTTTGCTGTTGTATGTCTGCCCCACCTTTGTGAACAATGGCAGCAAGAATTAAAAGATAAGTTTTCCCTTGATGCGGTGATTATTCGTTCAAGCACGGCAGCTCAGCTTGATAGAAAAATTCAAGGGGATGGATCTATTTTTCGTGAATATCCATATCAGGTTGTGTCTATAGATTTTATAAAATCCGGACCTAAGAGAGAAATTTTCTTAAATGAGTGTCCTGAATTAATAATTGTTGATGAAGCCCATACTTGTGCTAAACCGGATGGTCAGAGTGTTAAACAGCAGCAAAGGCATCATCTTGTTCATGCTATTGCTGCAAAATCAAATCAGCATCTTATAATGATGACCGCAACACCTCACAGCGGTAAACAAGCCGAGTTTCAATCATTGCTGGGCTTATTAAAGAATGAGTTCGAAACTATTGATTTGGTCACTTCAACTCTGTCTAAAAGAAAAGAAGTTGCCGATCATCTTATAATTAGAAGAAGGGCAGATGTAGAGCAGTGGCTGGAGAAAACAGAATTCCCACAGCGCGATTCTAAAGAAGTTGAATACAATTTATCGGAAGACTACAAAATAATTCTAAACGACTTGTTAACCTTTGCGCGTAAGGTGAATACTTCTGATCTGCAATCCTCATCAAAGAAAAAATTTCGTTACTTCGCCATCCTTTCTCTTTTACGTGGTGTGATGTCTAGCCCATCTGCCGGAATTGAAATGCTTTCAAAAAAAGCATTGAATATAAGTGAAGAGGCGTTTGAAAATGAAGTGATTCAAAACCCGGTTGCCGATACTGAAGGAACAGAATCTGATGCATTGCCTATTGAAATTATCGATAAATCTGAATTAAAAAAAACCGAGACCAAATTTCTACGTGAACTTGCCGATAAACTTGAAAATGTTAAGGACAATAAAGCAGCCGAGGCTTTGAAGGTTTCTTTGCAATGGCTTAAAGAGGGATTCAACCCGGTTATCTTTTGCCGCTTCATCGAGACGGCAAAATATCTTGGCGAGTATTTCAAAGAGAAACTTCCTAAAAATACAGACATGCTTGTTATAACCGGAGAGATGGTTGATGAACAACGCCGAGAAAAAATAGATGAATTAGAAATCTCAAAGAACAAACATCATGTTCTTATTTCAACGGATTGTTTAAGTGAAGGTGTTAATCTACAAAAGTTTTTTAATGCAGTTCTGCATTACGATTTACCCTGGAATCCGAATCGTTTAGAACAAAGGGAAGGGCGTGTAGATCGCTTTGGTCAGACCGAGCCAGTTGTTAAAGCTTATCTCTTATGGGGTAAAGATAATCCAATTGATTCGGTTGTATTAAAAATACTTCTTCGTAAAGCTCGTGAAATTAGAAAACAAACTGGTATTTCTGTTCCTTTCCCGGAAGACAGCCAAAGCATTCTTGATAGCTTACTAAATGCGGTGATACTAAATCCGAATGCAGTAAAGATTGATAACCAGATGGAACTTGGATTTGATGACCAAGATATTGAAACAGGAGAAGTACAAGTCACTAATGCTTATGAGAAAGCGAGTGAACGGGATAAAATAACCCGCAGCATTTTTGCTCAACATTCAGTTAAGGCAAGTGAAATAGAAAAGGATCTTAAAGAGGTTGATGAAGCTGTGGGTAATCCGGTTGCGGTTAAACAATTTGTGGTTGAAGCCGTAACTAATCTTGGCGGACAAATCATTCCTTATAAATCTGGCTACAGATTATACACAACAAACCTGAATCCAATCTTCAAATCAATTTTTAATTATCGAGATGAAGTGCTGATTACTTTTGAATCACCGACACCGGAAGAGTTCCTTTATATCGGTAGAAACTGTTTATTCGTAGAGCAGCTTTCGCATTACATCCTTAATAAATCCTTGGTCGGCAACGGACATAAACCAATTGCCGCAAGGGCTTCGGTTATTCCTTCAAAGAATATCAAAACAAAAACAACTATCATTCAAATTCGCGTAAGAAATATTATTTCAGATAAAAGTGACGGCAAACAGCTTGTAGCTGAAGAGATGATACTTTGGGGATATGAAAACAATATCAGCGAAAGAAAATTTATTACGCATGAAAAATGTAAAACTTTACTGGCAGAATTGGTCCCATCATCAGATTATGAAAGACCAAGACAAGAGTTTTTGTTTGATCGAGAAATAGAAACAATAAAAAAATCTCAAGATGTTCTTACAGATATTGTACGCGAGAGATCGAATAAATTGATAGAAGCTCATGAACGATTCAGAAAATTAGTTGGCGGAAGTAAATATCAATTAATAGAGCCGGTTTTACCTCCGGATGTTTTAGGAATTTATATAATTATACCGCAATTATAA